The proteins below come from a single Miscanthus floridulus cultivar M001 chromosome 1, ASM1932011v1, whole genome shotgun sequence genomic window:
- the LOC136491311 gene encoding homeobox-leucine zipper protein HOX15-like produces MCMEQQEEVGLALGLSLGSGHHQQLKEQPSPPSHPRALLEPTLSLSSLPAKDGLTTTPMRRIAAVKRELQMEDDDEATDRALIYSVASSAVVTADDDEGCNSRKKLRLSKEQSALLEDHFKEHSTLNPKQKAALARQLNLRPRQVEVWFQNRRARTKLKQTEVDCELLKRCCETLTEENRRLHREIQQLRALSHPHPAAFFMPAAAALSICPSCKRLATTGVSAATATATTTTGADGPMAGGPGGALHMFSPFTKSAAC; encoded by the exons ATGTGTATGGAGCAACAAGAAGAGGTCGGGCTAGCCCTGGGCCTCTCCCTCGGCTCCGGCCACCACCAGCAGCTCAAGGAACAGCCATCGCCTCCGTCGCATCCACGTGCGCTGTTGGAGCCGACTCTGTCGCTCAGCAGCCTCCCGGCCAAAGATGGCCTGACGACCACACCGATGAGGAGGATCGCTGCAGTGAAGAGGGAGCTGCAgatggaggacgacgacgaggccaCCGACAGGGCGCTTATTTACTCAGTTGCGTCATCGGCGGTGGTCACTGCCGACGACGACGAAGGGTGCAACAGCCGGAAGAAGCTGAGGCTGTCCAAGGAGCAGTCGGCACTGCTGGAGGACCACTTCAAGGAGCATAGCACCCTCAACCCT AAGCAAAAGGCTGCTTTGGCCAGGCAACTGAACCTGAGGCCAAGGCAAGTGGAGGTGTGGTTCCAAAACAGAAGAGCCAG AACAAAGTTGAAGCAGACAGAAGTGGACTGCGAGCTTCTCAAGCGCTGCTGCGAGACGTTAACAGAGGAGAACCGGCGCCTCCACCGCGAAATCCAGCAGCTCCGCGCCCTCAGCCACCCCCACCCGGCTGCCTTTTTCATGCCCGCCGCCGCTGCGCTCTCCATCTGTCCCTCCTGCAAGCGCCTCGCCACCACCGGAGTGTCTGCCGCCACCgccacggccaccaccaccaccggtgcaGATGGGCCTATGGCGGGTGGCCCTGGCGGAGCACTGCACATGTTCAGCCCTTTCACCAAATCTGCTGCCTGCTGA